In Phreatobacter stygius, a genomic segment contains:
- a CDS encoding ABC transporter substrate-binding protein, whose amino-acid sequence MLKLRSVFALSLALAAPFAAPPAQAAGTLVAVLEAEITTLDPHFNAAYISRTFSYMVFDTLFAMDSKGEIKPQMVQDWQVSDDRMTYTFTLRDGLKWHDGQPVTAADCVASLRRWGARNALGRRLMAATASIEARDAKTFVLKLKEPFGLVIHALGHPVSPGAFMMPERLANTPGEQRIPEVIGSGPFVYAKADHRSGDRMTLRRNAAYVPRDEPADFLAGGKRVNIDALEIRVIPDGATAASALQAGEIDFMQYAPFDLLPMLEKNSRIRVLGFSGPHMFAGAYRLNATQKPFDDPAIRRVLWQLVDQREVLDGLGLSARYARTCASFFMCGGTYESTAGIAAASAPSIEAARKALSQTRYAGEPVVVLQASDLEAPRVSAEVLADKLRRVGFNVDLQVMDWASVLARRAKREGWSVYGVHAGGFDLASPLTNVMVAFNCADYTGWQCDARITPLLEAFTRAPDDAARKPLADQIQAIMYEQAPGIPWGQFAQPAAHRANLRNLIPSAIPVFWNVEK is encoded by the coding sequence ATGCTGAAATTACGATCGGTCTTCGCCTTGTCGCTGGCGCTCGCAGCCCCATTTGCGGCGCCGCCCGCGCAGGCCGCCGGCACGCTCGTCGCGGTGCTGGAAGCGGAGATCACCACGCTCGATCCGCATTTCAACGCCGCCTATATCTCGCGCACCTTCAGCTACATGGTGTTCGACACCCTGTTCGCGATGGATTCGAAGGGCGAGATCAAGCCGCAGATGGTGCAGGACTGGCAGGTCTCGGACGACCGCATGACCTATACCTTCACCTTGCGCGACGGCCTGAAATGGCATGACGGCCAGCCGGTGACGGCAGCCGACTGCGTCGCCTCGCTGCGCCGCTGGGGTGCCCGCAATGCGCTCGGCCGCCGGCTGATGGCGGCGACCGCGTCGATCGAGGCGCGCGACGCCAAGACCTTCGTGCTCAAGCTGAAGGAGCCGTTCGGCCTGGTCATCCACGCGCTTGGCCACCCGGTCAGCCCCGGCGCCTTCATGATGCCGGAACGCCTTGCCAACACGCCGGGCGAACAGCGGATCCCGGAGGTCATCGGTTCCGGCCCGTTCGTCTATGCGAAGGCCGACCACCGCTCCGGCGACCGGATGACCCTGCGCCGCAACGCCGCCTATGTGCCGCGCGACGAGCCGGCCGATTTCCTGGCCGGCGGCAAGCGGGTCAATATCGACGCGCTGGAGATCCGCGTCATCCCCGATGGTGCGACCGCCGCCTCGGCCCTGCAGGCCGGCGAAATCGACTTCATGCAATATGCCCCCTTCGATCTCCTGCCCATGCTGGAGAAGAACAGCCGGATCAGGGTCCTGGGCTTTTCCGGGCCGCATATGTTCGCCGGCGCCTATCGCCTCAACGCCACGCAAAAGCCGTTCGATGATCCGGCGATCCGCCGGGTCCTGTGGCAACTGGTCGACCAGCGCGAGGTGCTCGACGGCCTTGGCCTGTCGGCGCGCTACGCCAGGACCTGCGCGAGCTTCTTCATGTGCGGCGGCACCTATGAGAGCACCGCCGGCATCGCGGCGGCGTCCGCGCCGTCGATCGAGGCGGCCCGCAAGGCGCTGAGCCAGACCCGTTACGCCGGTGAACCGGTGGTCGTGCTGCAGGCGAGCGACCTGGAAGCGCCGCGCGTCTCGGCCGAGGTGCTGGCCGACAAGCTCCGGCGCGTCGGCTTCAATGTCGACCTGCAGGTGATGGACTGGGCTTCGGTCCTGGCGCGCCGCGCCAAGCGCGAGGGCTGGAGCGTCTATGGCGTCCATGCCGGCGGTTTCGATCTCGCGTCACCCTTGACCAATGTCATGGTCGCCTTCAACTGCGCCGACTATACCGGCTGGCAGTGCGACGCCCGCATCACGCCGCTCCTGGAAGCCTTCACGCGCGCGCCCGACGATGCCGCGCGCAAGCCGCTCGCCGATCAGATCCAGGCCATCATGTACGAACAGGCGCCGGGCATTCCCTGGGGCCAGTTCGCCCAGCCGGCCGCCCATCGCGCCAATCTGCGCAATCTGATTCCGTCGGCCATTCCGGTATTCTGGAACGTCGAGAAGTAA
- a CDS encoding GMC family oxidoreductase yields the protein MYDVIIVGGGSAGAALAARLTEDADRRVLLLEAGLDWRAGEAPWEITTPNPIPIIHRREFQEKWQWPDLMTRRIAGQDQRFYWRGKGLGGSSMMNGQIAIRGVADAFDEWAALGCEGWSAREIMPLFSTIEDDLALGGEPGHGRGGPLPVYRAPPEAWGPVDHGLRDAALAAGYPWCADVNGPDGEGVACYPINSRDHRRISTNEAYLEPARHRPNLEIRGHALVDRVLIRDGRATGVRVHLSGHGWTEIAAREVVLCGGAIHSPAILMRSGVGPAGHLKALGLAVERDLPVGQHFFDHPLFRASVELDDAHRPTDPDTRHTNCCVTYSSGLAGGGKRDMILIAFNHRGIENPARSGAIGAGLFNAFSRGTLRLASADPDIDPIVEENMLADPRDMLRMTDAVKRLAVLAVQPALSGISQWIRLGDTALSLPEAAALPDAELEAVLRQETGDIQHAAGSCKMSGFGDADGVVNPDGTVKGLGALRVADASIMPADCRANTHLTTVVIGEAIAARMRAASLASAKVAVAAAP from the coding sequence ATGTATGACGTCATCATTGTCGGCGGCGGCTCTGCCGGCGCGGCGCTCGCCGCCCGCCTCACCGAGGATGCCGACCGGCGCGTCCTGCTGCTCGAGGCAGGTCTCGACTGGCGCGCCGGCGAGGCGCCCTGGGAGATCACCACGCCCAATCCGATCCCGATCATCCACCGGCGCGAATTCCAGGAAAAATGGCAATGGCCTGATCTGATGACGCGCCGCATCGCCGGTCAGGACCAGCGCTTCTACTGGCGCGGCAAGGGGCTCGGCGGCAGTTCCATGATGAACGGCCAGATCGCCATTCGCGGCGTCGCCGATGCCTTCGACGAATGGGCGGCGCTTGGCTGCGAGGGCTGGTCGGCGCGCGAGATCATGCCGCTGTTCTCGACCATCGAGGACGACCTGGCTCTCGGCGGCGAGCCCGGCCATGGCCGCGGCGGACCGCTGCCGGTCTATCGCGCGCCGCCGGAAGCCTGGGGGCCGGTCGACCACGGCCTGCGCGATGCGGCGCTTGCCGCCGGCTATCCCTGGTGCGCCGACGTCAACGGGCCCGACGGCGAGGGTGTCGCCTGCTACCCGATCAACAGCCGCGACCACAGGCGCATCTCGACCAATGAAGCCTATCTGGAACCGGCGCGGCATCGCCCCAATCTGGAAATCCGCGGCCATGCCCTGGTCGACCGGGTGCTCATCCGCGACGGCAGGGCGACCGGCGTACGCGTCCATCTTTCCGGCCACGGCTGGACCGAGATCGCCGCGCGCGAGGTGGTGCTCTGCGGCGGCGCGATCCACAGTCCGGCGATCCTGATGCGCTCCGGCGTCGGGCCGGCCGGACACCTCAAGGCCTTGGGGCTCGCAGTCGAGCGCGACCTGCCGGTCGGACAGCATTTCTTCGACCATCCGCTGTTCCGTGCCTCGGTCGAACTCGACGACGCGCACCGGCCGACCGATCCCGACACCCGCCACACCAATTGTTGTGTCACCTACAGTTCCGGCCTCGCCGGCGGCGGCAAGCGCGACATGATCCTGATCGCCTTCAACCACCGCGGCATCGAGAACCCCGCGCGTTCGGGCGCCATTGGCGCCGGCCTGTTCAATGCCTTTTCGCGCGGCACGCTGAGGCTCGCCTCGGCCGATCCCGACATCGATCCGATCGTCGAGGAGAACATGCTGGCCGACCCGCGCGACATGCTGCGCATGACCGACGCGGTGAAGCGGCTGGCGGTGCTGGCGGTTCAGCCGGCGCTGTCGGGCATTTCGCAGTGGATCCGGCTGGGCGACACGGCCTTGAGCCTGCCCGAGGCGGCAGCGCTGCCCGATGCCGAACTGGAAGCTGTGCTGCGCCAGGAGACCGGCGATATCCAGCATGCCGCCGGCTCCTGCAAGATGTCCGGGTTTGGCGATGCCGACGGCGTGGTGAACCCCGACGGGACCGTCAAGGGCCTTGGCGCGCTGCGCGTCGCCGATGCCTCGATCATGCCGGCCGATTGCCGGGCCAACACCCATCTCACCACCGTGGTGATCGGTGAGGCCATTGCCGCCCGCATGCGGGCGGCGAGCCTTGCGTCGGCGAAGGTCGCGGTGGCTGCAGCGCCGTGA